From Vagococcus jeotgali, one genomic window encodes:
- a CDS encoding 3-oxoacyl-ACP reductase family protein → MVLHNKTVIITGSSRGIGLDIAKYFSREKANIVSNARKDISQDIIQELEKSGSKVLVVLGDVSHFDTAKELIETTKEVFGSVDILINNAGIAKDNLIMRMSEKDFDDVINVNLKGTFNTIHFASKIMLKQRSGVIINVSSVIGLTGNIGQSNYAASKAGVIGLTKSVAKELAPRGITCNAVAPGFIETDMTHGLSNIVIDNTLAHIPLKKLGKTSDVAEAVLFLAK, encoded by the coding sequence ATAGTGTTACACAATAAAACAGTCATTATAACAGGAAGTTCAAGAGGTATCGGTTTAGATATTGCAAAATATTTTTCTCGTGAAAAAGCCAATATCGTATCAAATGCTAGAAAAGATATTTCTCAAGATATTATTCAAGAATTAGAAAAATCTGGATCAAAAGTCCTAGTTGTATTGGGTGATGTGAGTCATTTTGATACTGCAAAAGAGTTAATTGAAACAACAAAAGAGGTATTTGGTTCTGTGGATATTTTGATTAACAATGCCGGTATTGCCAAAGATAATCTTATTATGAGAATGAGTGAAAAAGATTTTGATGATGTGATAAATGTTAACCTAAAAGGGACATTTAACACTATTCATTTTGCATCTAAAATCATGCTAAAACAACGTTCAGGTGTCATTATTAATGTATCAAGTGTGATCGGTTTAACTGGCAATATTGGTCAATCAAATTATGCTGCTAGTAAAGCTGGCGTTATTGGACTAACTAAATCTGTAGCTAAAGAGTTAGCACCAAGAGGTATTACATGTAATGCCGTTGCTCCGGGATTTATTGAAACAGATATGACACATGGGTTATCTAATATTGTTATAGATAATACACTTGCCCATATTCCATTAAAAAAATTAGGGAAAACAAGTGATGTAGCCGAAGCGGTATTATTTTTAGCAAAATAG
- the accB gene encoding acetyl-CoA carboxylase biotin carboxyl carrier protein: MSIEEIKKLIEQFQNSDINEMDLSIPELSLYLSKHNEPKKITGNTVVTQPLIQQEEVPISNKEILLNQEKSEDFVEVQSITSPIVGVIYTQNQPGDPEFVKKGDKIEVGDTLFIIEAMKIMNEIKSDKAGIVQDILVGNEDMVEFGQTLLTIV; encoded by the coding sequence ATGTCAATTGAGGAAATAAAAAAATTAATAGAGCAGTTTCAAAACAGTGATATTAATGAAATGGACCTTTCTATTCCTGAATTATCCCTTTATTTAAGTAAGCATAATGAACCAAAAAAAATAACTGGAAATACTGTGGTGACGCAACCTCTAATACAACAAGAGGAAGTCCCTATTTCAAATAAAGAAATACTGCTTAATCAGGAAAAATCAGAAGATTTCGTTGAGGTACAAAGCATTACCTCTCCTATTGTGGGTGTGATCTATACTCAGAATCAACCAGGAGACCCTGAATTTGTGAAAAAAGGTGACAAGATAGAAGTTGGTGATACGTTATTTATTATTGAAGCGATGAAAATTATGAATGAAATTAAAAGTGATAAAGCAGGTATAGTACAAGATATTTTAGTCGGTAATGAAGATATGGTTGAGTTTGGTCAAACTTTATTAACCATTGTTTAG
- the fabZ gene encoding 3-hydroxyacyl-ACP dehydratase FabZ, whose product MQLNVQEIMEIIPNRYPIMMVDKVVELEPGKYVKAIKNVTYNEQFFPGHFPGEPVMPGVLILEALAQTGSIPLLKSEEFVGKTGYLGGIDKVKFRQKVVPGDVLIMEMEIIKQKGNIGVGRATATVEGKKVCEALMTFIIGA is encoded by the coding sequence ATGCAATTAAATGTACAAGAAATTATGGAAATCATTCCAAACAGATACCCAATTATGATGGTGGATAAAGTGGTTGAGTTAGAACCTGGAAAATATGTGAAGGCAATTAAAAATGTGACTTATAATGAACAATTTTTCCCGGGACATTTTCCAGGTGAGCCTGTGATGCCTGGTGTCTTAATCTTAGAAGCCTTAGCTCAAACAGGATCTATTCCCTTATTAAAGAGTGAAGAATTTGTTGGTAAAACAGGCTATTTAGGTGGTATTGATAAGGTGAAATTCCGTCAAAAAGTTGTTCCTGGAGACGTGTTGATTATGGAGATGGAAATTATCAAGCAAAAAGGGAATATTGGGGTTGGTAGAGCGACAGCTACTGTTGAGGGTAAAAAAGTGTGTGAAGCTCTAATGACTTTTATTATTGGTGCTTAA
- a CDS encoding DUF924 family protein, which translates to MTPQDVLNFWFKELTPNQHFEKNEKLDQDIKERFSEIHKAIVAGETYTWRDTIHGRLAEIIVLDQFSRNMYRGEKEAFAYDSLALILAEEAIRQPDIDELTTQEKAFLYMPYMHSESDLIHQQAEVLFSEPGLETYLDFENRHYEIIKRFGRYPHRNNILGRQSTPDEIAFLKEPNSSF; encoded by the coding sequence ATGACACCTCAAGATGTATTAAATTTTTGGTTTAAAGAATTAACACCAAACCAGCATTTCGAAAAAAATGAAAAACTAGATCAAGACATTAAAGAACGTTTTTCAGAAATCCATAAGGCTATTGTAGCTGGTGAAACATATACTTGGCGCGATACGATCCATGGTAGACTTGCTGAGATTATTGTCTTAGATCAATTTTCAAGGAATATGTACCGCGGGGAAAAAGAAGCTTTTGCTTATGATTCACTGGCACTCATATTAGCTGAAGAAGCCATTCGTCAACCTGATATAGATGAGCTGACTACTCAAGAAAAGGCCTTTTTATACATGCCTTACATGCATTCTGAATCTGATTTAATTCACCAACAAGCAGAAGTCTTATTTTCAGAACCAGGTCTTGAAACATATCTTGATTTTGAAAATCGTCACTATGAGATTATCAAACGCTTTGGTCGCTATCCTCATCGAAATAACATTCTAGGACGCCAGTCAACACCTGATGAAATAGCCTTTTTAAAAGAACCTAATTCATCATTTTAA
- the fabK gene encoding enoyl-[acyl-carrier-protein] reductase FabK: MKQSKICQLLDIKYPIFQGAMAWVAEEGLASAVSNAGGLGLIASGHAPKYIIKEKIDLARGMTSNTFGVNIMLMSPFVEDIVDLVIEEKVKVITTGAGSPGKYMKRFKEAGIIVIPVVASVAQARRMEKEGADAVVVEGMEGGGHIGKSTTMTLVPQVVDAVSIPVIAAGGIGDGRGVAAALMLGADAVQLGTRFLVSTESIAHDNFKGKVVKAKDIDTVVTGLLTGHPVRGLRNRLTKTFEKAEREEGGKENPNFDRLEDLGKGALKRAVIDGETKNSSMMAGQIAGMIKTDQQSCRDIIQELMLETKEVLKERYFEWV; encoded by the coding sequence ATGAAACAATCAAAAATATGTCAATTATTAGATATTAAATACCCAATTTTTCAAGGTGCCATGGCATGGGTAGCAGAAGAAGGATTAGCAAGTGCTGTTTCTAACGCAGGTGGTTTAGGATTAATTGCATCAGGACATGCTCCTAAATACATTATTAAAGAAAAAATTGATTTAGCAAGAGGGATGACTTCAAACACTTTTGGTGTCAATATCATGTTAATGTCACCTTTTGTTGAGGACATTGTGGATTTAGTCATTGAAGAAAAAGTTAAGGTGATAACAACCGGTGCTGGCTCTCCTGGAAAATATATGAAACGATTTAAAGAAGCGGGAATTATTGTCATACCCGTTGTCGCCTCAGTAGCTCAAGCTAGAAGAATGGAAAAAGAGGGTGCTGATGCTGTTGTTGTTGAAGGAATGGAAGGTGGCGGTCATATTGGTAAATCAACGACAATGACCTTAGTGCCACAAGTTGTTGATGCTGTCAGTATACCAGTTATTGCTGCTGGAGGAATTGGAGATGGACGCGGTGTTGCGGCTGCTTTGATGCTAGGTGCTGATGCTGTTCAGCTTGGGACAAGGTTTTTAGTTTCTACAGAATCCATTGCTCATGATAATTTCAAAGGGAAAGTTGTAAAAGCTAAAGACATTGATACTGTTGTGACAGGACTTTTAACAGGACACCCTGTCCGCGGATTAAGAAATAGGCTAACGAAAACATTTGAAAAAGCAGAACGTGAAGAAGGTGGCAAAGAAAATCCTAATTTTGATCGTTTAGAAGATCTTGGAAAAGGTGCCCTAAAAAGAGCAGTGATAGATGGGGAGACAAAAAATAGCTCTATGATGGCAGGTCAAATTGCTGGAATGATAAAAACAGATCAACAAAGCTGTCGTGATATTATTCAAGAACTAATGTTAGAAACAAAAGAAGTATTAAAAGAAAGGTACTTTGAGTGGGTATAG
- the fabD gene encoding ACP S-malonyltransferase, producing the protein MTIGFVFSGQGSQFNGMGQDLYEYSDVFKETINEASRILNLDMLELLFTQNDRLHQTKYTQPAILTMSIGISRMMREELNLTPRIVAGLSLGEISALVESNMLTFSDALVLVKKRGELMETAVEDGVGAMSAILGLDRQLIDNICQEISQPNCLVEAVNYNMPAQTVIAGHTKAVEKAEQYLSKNGAKRVIRLNVSGPFHTSLMSQAANDFEKEVRKKEIKNMSIPLITNINGKILDQHIDLAEHLNMQMQSPVYFEECINEMKRQGVDILIEVGAGKSLCQFIKKIDASIHVQHVDSVKSFEQLKKKLEKWVS; encoded by the coding sequence ATGACAATAGGATTTGTATTTAGTGGTCAAGGTAGTCAGTTTAATGGTATGGGTCAAGATTTATATGAGTATTCAGATGTCTTTAAAGAAACGATAAATGAAGCAAGTCGTATTTTGAATCTGGATATGCTTGAGTTATTATTTACTCAAAATGATAGGCTTCATCAGACAAAGTATACACAACCAGCTATTTTAACAATGAGTATTGGTATATCTCGCATGATGCGTGAGGAACTTAATTTAACGCCAAGAATAGTAGCTGGTTTAAGTTTAGGGGAGATCAGTGCTTTAGTTGAAAGTAACATGTTAACTTTCTCAGATGCTTTAGTATTAGTAAAAAAACGTGGAGAATTAATGGAAACAGCAGTTGAAGATGGTGTTGGAGCAATGAGTGCTATTTTGGGACTAGATAGGCAGTTAATTGACAACATTTGCCAAGAAATAAGTCAACCTAACTGTCTTGTTGAAGCAGTTAATTACAATATGCCAGCTCAAACAGTGATTGCAGGACACACTAAAGCTGTAGAAAAAGCTGAACAATATCTTAGTAAAAATGGTGCTAAACGTGTCATTCGCTTAAATGTAAGTGGCCCTTTTCATACATCATTAATGAGTCAAGCAGCTAATGATTTTGAAAAAGAAGTTAGGAAAAAAGAAATCAAGAATATGAGTATACCACTAATAACTAATATTAACGGAAAAATATTAGATCAACACATTGATTTAGCAGAACATTTAAATATGCAAATGCAATCACCTGTTTATTTTGAAGAGTGTATCAATGAGATGAAGAGGCAAGGTGTGGATATATTAATTGAAGTCGGCGCTGGAAAGTCTTTATGTCAATTTATTAAAAAAATTGATGCTTCTATTCATGTACAACATGTTGATAGTGTTAAAAGTTTTGAGCAATTGAAGAAAAAACTAGAAAAGTGGGTGTCATAG
- the fabF gene encoding beta-ketoacyl-ACP synthase II: MKRVVITGIGAVTPIGNTADDFIKNLKCGVNGIGPITNFDATQTGIHVAAQVKDFDPTLYMEKKEVKRMDMFSVYGIAAAVQAVEDSHININDIDADRFGVIVSSGIGGMKTIQDQVIRMNQKGPKRVAPFFVPMSIGNMVAGNIAIKVGAKGICTSVVTACASSTNAIGEAFRNIKHGDSDIILAGGAEATICEIGISGFASLTALSTSDDPNRASIPFDKERNGFVMGEGSGVLVLEELEHAKDRGANIYAEVVGYGSNCDAFHITSPNPDGSGAGKCMTLAMEEAGITASEVSYINAHGTSTPTNDGAETTAIKYAMKEYAKDIPISSTKSMVGHLLGAAGAIEAITCLSALRDNVIPPTIGLEETDETCDLDYVPTNSRKTEVEYALSNSLGFGGHNAVIAMKKWRGE; the protein is encoded by the coding sequence ATGAAACGAGTCGTTATTACAGGTATTGGGGCAGTCACGCCAATTGGCAACACAGCAGATGATTTTATAAAAAATTTAAAATGTGGTGTGAACGGTATTGGTCCAATCACAAACTTTGATGCCACACAAACTGGTATTCATGTGGCAGCTCAAGTAAAAGATTTTGACCCCACTTTATATATGGAGAAAAAAGAAGTCAAGCGAATGGATATGTTTTCTGTCTATGGTATTGCAGCAGCTGTTCAGGCTGTTGAGGATAGCCATATTAACATTAATGACATAGATGCTGACCGATTTGGTGTTATAGTCAGCTCAGGTATTGGGGGTATGAAAACCATCCAAGATCAAGTCATTCGTATGAATCAAAAAGGTCCAAAACGCGTAGCACCTTTTTTTGTTCCTATGTCAATTGGTAATATGGTGGCAGGAAATATTGCGATTAAAGTTGGCGCTAAAGGAATTTGTACTTCAGTTGTCACAGCTTGTGCTTCTTCTACAAATGCTATTGGAGAAGCTTTTAGAAATATCAAGCATGGTGACTCAGATATTATTTTAGCAGGTGGTGCTGAGGCAACGATTTGTGAAATTGGTATTTCAGGTTTTGCCTCTTTAACAGCCTTATCAACGAGTGATGATCCAAATAGAGCTTCCATTCCATTTGATAAAGAACGTAATGGTTTTGTTATGGGTGAAGGTAGTGGTGTGTTAGTTTTAGAAGAATTAGAACATGCTAAAGATCGTGGGGCTAATATATATGCAGAAGTTGTAGGTTACGGGAGTAATTGTGATGCTTTTCATATCACAAGTCCTAATCCAGATGGATCTGGTGCTGGAAAATGTATGACTTTAGCTATGGAAGAAGCTGGTATTACTGCAAGCGAGGTTAGTTATATCAATGCTCATGGGACAAGTACACCTACTAATGATGGGGCTGAGACGACAGCGATTAAGTATGCGATGAAGGAGTATGCTAAAGATATTCCTATATCAAGTACAAAAAGCATGGTCGGACATTTACTTGGTGCAGCAGGTGCTATTGAGGCTATTACTTGTTTAAGTGCCTTAAGAGATAATGTCATCCCACCAACGATTGGTTTAGAAGAAACAGATGAAACGTGTGATTTAGATTATGTCCCAACTAATAGTCGAAAAACAGAAGTGGAATACGCATTGAGTAACTCTTTAGGTTTTGGTGGACATAATGCAGTCATTGCGATGAAAAAATGGCGAGGTGAGTAG
- a CDS encoding metal-sulfur cluster assembly factor, which produces MGEKKWTEEEIKTIQEDILASLETVIDPELGIDIVNLGLIYEVELDEDGFCVIKMTLTTMGCPLADVITEQIHQAVSEVEEVKKVDVQLVWYPAWTTDRMSRYARISLGIR; this is translated from the coding sequence TTGGGTGAAAAAAAATGGACAGAAGAAGAAATTAAAACAATTCAAGAAGACATATTAGCCTCATTAGAAACAGTAATTGACCCAGAACTAGGGATTGATATTGTAAATTTAGGCTTAATTTATGAAGTAGAATTAGATGAAGATGGTTTTTGTGTGATTAAAATGACACTAACAACAATGGGATGCCCATTAGCAGATGTCATCACCGAACAAATCCACCAAGCAGTCAGTGAAGTTGAAGAAGTCAAAAAAGTAGATGTTCAACTTGTCTGGTACCCGGCATGGACGACAGATAGAATGAGCCGATATGCAAGGATTTCGCTTGGGATAAGGTAG
- a CDS encoding DUF1361 domain-containing protein, which yields MTYLRIYFLIYCCLIFPFFYLNLPIHFLFIDSILAYVPIELFFLYQKNSKHNSALIVAFFYLIFLPNNLYLMTDLIHLNRINFYPLTSGIMTEKSIVWVMFTLLVIGILSLLMIGFKTEFVMLDKLRNTYQWSSIWVFIWYFLGFIVLSTGVFLGRFLRLNSIDLITEPSKIINTLGGLFSVKALIFIILFSIIQAVAYGTFKLSQALFK from the coding sequence ATGACTTACCTTAGAATATATTTTTTGATCTATTGTTGTTTAATTTTTCCATTTTTTTATCTAAATTTGCCTATTCATTTTTTATTTATTGATTCTATATTGGCTTATGTTCCTATTGAATTATTTTTTTTATATCAGAAAAATAGCAAGCATAACAGCGCTTTGATTGTTGCATTCTTTTATTTAATTTTTTTACCAAATAATTTATATTTGATGACAGACTTGATTCACTTAAATCGAATTAATTTTTACCCTTTGACAAGTGGGATTATGACTGAAAAAAGTATTGTTTGGGTCATGTTTACTTTACTTGTGATAGGTATTTTGAGCCTTTTAATGATAGGATTTAAAACTGAATTTGTTATGCTAGATAAATTAAGGAACACATACCAATGGTCATCTATTTGGGTATTTATTTGGTACTTTTTAGGATTTATTGTATTAAGTACTGGTGTATTTTTGGGAAGATTCTTAAGATTAAATAGTATTGACCTTATTACAGAACCATCTAAAATTATAAATACGCTAGGTGGTTTGTTTTCAGTTAAAGCATTGATTTTCATTATATTATTCTCAATTATTCAAGCAGTAGCTTATGGTACTTTTAAACTTAGTCAGGCATTATTTAAATGA
- the accC gene encoding acetyl-CoA carboxylase biotin carboxylase subunit, protein MFNKVLIANRGEIAVRIIRACQEMEIETVAIYSEADKDALHVQLADESVCVGPDKASDSYLNMHHILSAAITTGAQAIHPGFGFLAENSLFAEMCEECSIEFIGPSSRIIEAMGNKINARKLMIEAEVPVIPGSDGEVSDLAEATRIAKEIGYPLMLKAAAGGGGKGIRKVFDASQLQEQFLSAQSEARLAFGNDQMYLEKIIYPAKHIEVQVLGDKYGHVIHLGERDCSLQRQNQKVLEEASAFSLSDNLRQKIAQAAVKASLAVSYESAGTIEFLVDESGHFYFMEMNTRIQVEHPITEMITGVDIVKWQLDIAQGKPLNINQAEIEFTGYAIECRINAENPQFNFAPSPGVITKLHFPGGLGVRIDSAVYQNYMIPSFYDSMIAKVIVHGSTREEALLKMRRALHELSIEGVITNQFFQMDLLSHPNMIVGDYDTAFLQDLFLKDWVSTED, encoded by the coding sequence ATGTTTAATAAAGTGTTGATTGCCAACAGAGGAGAAATTGCAGTTAGAATTATTAGAGCTTGTCAGGAGATGGAGATTGAAACAGTTGCTATTTACTCAGAAGCAGATAAAGATGCTCTACATGTTCAGCTAGCTGACGAATCGGTTTGTGTCGGTCCTGATAAGGCGAGTGATTCTTATTTAAATATGCATCATATTTTAAGTGCAGCTATCACAACCGGTGCTCAGGCTATTCATCCAGGTTTTGGTTTTCTAGCAGAAAATAGTTTATTTGCAGAGATGTGTGAAGAATGCTCCATTGAATTTATCGGACCATCATCTCGAATAATTGAAGCCATGGGGAATAAAATTAATGCTAGAAAGCTAATGATAGAAGCAGAGGTTCCTGTTATTCCAGGTAGTGACGGGGAGGTATCTGATTTAGCTGAAGCAACAAGAATCGCTAAGGAAATTGGTTATCCTTTAATGTTAAAAGCTGCTGCTGGTGGTGGTGGTAAGGGAATTAGAAAAGTATTTGATGCAAGTCAGTTACAAGAGCAATTTCTATCAGCTCAATCAGAGGCCCGACTTGCTTTTGGGAATGATCAAATGTATTTAGAAAAAATTATTTACCCAGCTAAACATATTGAAGTTCAAGTATTAGGGGATAAGTATGGTCATGTCATCCACTTAGGAGAAAGAGATTGTTCTTTGCAAAGGCAAAATCAAAAAGTTTTAGAAGAAGCATCAGCTTTTTCTTTAAGTGATAATTTAAGACAAAAAATAGCTCAAGCAGCGGTAAAGGCTAGTCTTGCTGTATCTTATGAAAGTGCTGGAACGATTGAATTTTTAGTAGATGAGAGTGGTCATTTTTATTTTATGGAGATGAATACTAGAATTCAAGTGGAACACCCTATAACTGAAATGATTACAGGAGTGGATATTGTTAAATGGCAACTAGATATTGCTCAAGGCAAACCTTTAAATATTAATCAAGCTGAAATTGAGTTTACTGGTTATGCTATAGAATGCCGAATTAATGCTGAAAATCCACAATTTAATTTTGCACCTTCACCTGGGGTCATTACTAAGCTTCATTTTCCCGGAGGATTAGGTGTTAGAATCGATAGTGCTGTTTATCAAAATTATATGATTCCCTCTTTTTATGACTCCATGATTGCCAAAGTGATTGTTCATGGGAGTACACGAGAGGAAGCTTTACTTAAGATGAGACGGGCTTTACATGAGTTGAGTATTGAAGGGGTAATCACAAACCAATTTTTTCAAATGGATTTATTATCTCACCCAAATATGATTGTAGGAGATTATGACACAGCATTTTTACAAGATTTATTTTTAAAGGATTGGGTTAGTACAGAAGATTAA
- a CDS encoding NAD(P)-dependent oxidoreductase, with product MMTSIFIAMPLPEESINVLKENKLSYTIWDSLDHITEDQLCEKVKDVTVLISSVSVNVSQEVIESAPNLKLIANVGDGYSNIDMDVAKAKGITVTNAPTIDSIASTAEQTVTLLLALSRQILAGDKMMRNHAFPGWSVTGYLGGDQVYGKKMVIIGLGRVGKMVAQMMQPFNMDLYYVDPIKADNEFEKANHIKRVSLEEGLALADYVTLNCDLNADNYHMFTLDTFNLMKPSAYWINCARGPLVKEADLVTALQDKKIAGAALDVYEFEPEVSDALAEIPNTVLTPHGGNATVEARKEMAMDAVMQAVHFTKGEPLEYVVK from the coding sequence ATGATGACATCTATTTTTATTGCTATGCCATTACCGGAAGAATCAATCAATGTTCTAAAAGAGAATAAGTTATCCTATACTATTTGGGATAGTTTAGACCATATTACAGAGGATCAGTTATGTGAAAAAGTAAAAGATGTGACTGTTTTAATTAGCAGTGTGAGTGTGAATGTGTCCCAAGAAGTCATAGAAAGTGCTCCAAATTTAAAATTAATCGCCAATGTTGGAGATGGATATAGCAATATTGATATGGATGTGGCCAAAGCAAAAGGTATCACTGTGACAAATGCACCAACCATTGATTCCATTGCTTCAACTGCGGAGCAAACAGTGACTCTACTACTTGCCTTATCAAGACAAATTCTGGCAGGAGATAAGATGATGCGCAATCATGCTTTTCCTGGTTGGAGTGTAACCGGCTATTTAGGCGGGGATCAAGTCTATGGTAAGAAAATGGTGATCATTGGACTTGGACGGGTAGGGAAAATGGTCGCTCAAATGATGCAACCATTTAATATGGATTTGTATTACGTAGATCCAATTAAAGCAGATAATGAATTTGAAAAAGCAAATCACATCAAACGAGTTTCCTTAGAAGAAGGACTGGCTTTAGCAGACTATGTGACGCTAAATTGTGATTTGAATGCGGATAATTATCATATGTTTACTCTTGATACGTTTAATTTGATGAAGCCATCAGCTTACTGGATTAATTGTGCTAGAGGTCCACTAGTTAAAGAAGCGGACTTAGTGACTGCTCTTCAAGATAAAAAAATCGCCGGAGCTGCTCTTGATGTTTATGAATTCGAACCAGAAGTCAGTGATGCGTTAGCTGAGATTCCTAATACAGTTTTAACTCCTCATGGGGGGAATGCTACAGTTGAGGCAAGAAAAGAAATGGCAATGGATGCTGTGATGCAAGCAGTTCACTTTACTAAAGGTGAGCCTTTAGAATATGTTGTCAAATAA
- the accA gene encoding acetyl-CoA carboxylase carboxyl transferase subunit alpha — protein MTKLNAHDVVQLARSSKRLRTIEIIDYITDSFIECHGDRYYGDDSAVIGGIGLISGEPVTLIGIQKGQTLEENIDTHFGSPSPEGYRKSLRLMKQAEKFNRPIITLVNTPGAYCGIEAEERGEGEAIARNLLEMSQLGVPILSIMTGEGGSGGALALAVANDVWMLEHSIYSVLSPEGFASILWKDSLRASEASDIMKLIAPDLKELHVIDKIISERSDEGLLSHETILEQLKSDIINQLGIYKSKSVDDIKSERYKRFRQF, from the coding sequence TTGACTAAACTAAATGCCCATGATGTGGTTCAACTAGCAAGAAGTAGTAAGAGGTTAAGGACGATAGAAATTATTGATTATATCACAGACTCCTTTATAGAGTGTCACGGAGATAGGTATTACGGAGACGATTCAGCTGTTATTGGTGGTATTGGTTTGATTTCTGGGGAACCTGTTACCTTAATCGGTATCCAAAAGGGTCAGACTTTGGAAGAAAATATCGATACTCATTTTGGTTCACCTAGTCCTGAAGGGTATAGAAAATCATTACGCTTAATGAAACAGGCTGAAAAATTTAATCGACCAATTATTACACTAGTTAACACACCTGGTGCTTATTGTGGAATAGAAGCAGAAGAGCGTGGTGAAGGTGAGGCGATTGCTAGAAATTTATTAGAGATGAGCCAGTTAGGTGTACCGATTCTCTCTATTATGACTGGTGAAGGGGGTAGTGGTGGTGCATTAGCACTTGCTGTGGCTAATGATGTGTGGATGCTAGAACATAGTATTTATTCGGTTCTCTCCCCAGAAGGTTTTGCATCCATTCTATGGAAAGATAGTTTGAGGGCTAGTGAGGCCAGTGATATTATGAAACTAATAGCTCCAGACTTAAAAGAGTTACATGTGATAGATAAAATTATTTCTGAAAGAAGTGATGAGGGTCTGTTATCTCATGAAACGATATTAGAACAGTTAAAAAGTGATATTATCAACCAGCTAGGTATTTATAAATCAAAATCAGTTGATGACATAAAATCAGAAAGATATAAAAGGTTTAGACAGTTTTAA
- the accD gene encoding acetyl-CoA carboxylase, carboxyltransferase subunit beta has product MGLFKKRDYIRITPLAPASSDHLKPIVPDGLWEKCPNCKRVHHKKELSRFKTCSHCNYGFRMSVAERLEVTLDDNSFFELFKDLPFKNHLNFPGYTDKIEQTKKETGLDEAVVTGRGTILGHKTYIGIMDSHFIMGSMSQIVGEKITCLFEEATKEGLPVILFTASGGARMQEGIISLMQMAKISGAVKQHSEAGLLYITVLTDPTTGGVTASFAMQGDIILSEPKALIGFAGRRVIEQTINQTLPDDFQKAEFLLKRGFIDQIIKREELRNRLGLLLMMHQGGEYID; this is encoded by the coding sequence ATGGGGTTATTTAAAAAAAGAGATTACATACGTATCACTCCATTAGCACCTGCATCATCTGATCATTTAAAACCCATAGTACCAGATGGTTTGTGGGAAAAATGTCCGAATTGTAAACGAGTTCATCATAAAAAAGAATTAAGTCGTTTTAAAACATGTAGCCATTGTAATTATGGTTTTAGAATGAGTGTAGCAGAAAGACTTGAGGTGACACTTGATGACAATTCATTTTTTGAGCTTTTTAAAGACTTGCCTTTTAAAAACCATTTGAATTTTCCAGGTTACACAGATAAGATAGAACAAACTAAAAAAGAAACAGGACTGGATGAGGCTGTTGTCACTGGACGAGGAACTATTTTAGGTCATAAGACTTACATTGGTATTATGGATAGTCATTTTATTATGGGAAGTATGAGTCAAATTGTTGGGGAGAAAATCACTTGTCTTTTTGAAGAGGCTACAAAAGAAGGGTTACCTGTGATTTTATTCACTGCATCTGGTGGAGCTAGGATGCAGGAGGGAATTATCTCTTTAATGCAAATGGCTAAAATTTCAGGTGCTGTAAAACAACATAGTGAGGCAGGATTATTATATATAACAGTTCTAACAGATCCTACAACAGGTGGTGTCACGGCTAGTTTTGCGATGCAAGGAGATATTATTTTATCAGAACCTAAAGCTTTGATAGGTTTTGCTGGTAGACGTGTGATTGAACAAACGATTAATCAAACATTGCCAGATGATTTTCAAAAAGCAGAATTTCTTTTAAAACGTGGCTTTATAGATCAAATTATCAAACGAGAAGAATTAAGAAATAGATTGGGTTTATTACTTATGATGCATCAAGGTGGTGAATATATTGACTAA